From a single Silene latifolia isolate original U9 population chromosome 6, ASM4854445v1, whole genome shotgun sequence genomic region:
- the LOC141586440 gene encoding putative cinnamyl alcohol dehydrogenase 6 isoform X1 — MTQTTPNHTQIVSGWAAHDTSGKITPYIFKRRENGENDVTIKVLFCGMCHTDLHHVKNDWGITMYPVVPGHEITGIITKVGKNVTKLKEGDRVGVGCLAASCLDCEFCKDDQENYCDKIQFTYNGIFWDGSITYGGYSNMLVADQRYVVSVPESLPMDAAAPLLCAGITVYSPMKDNNLLEESTSPKKVGIVGLGGLGHVAVKLAKAFGHHVTIISTSPSKEVEAKQRLGADDFVISTDASQMKAKRRSLDFILDTVSAYHSLGPTLELLKVNGVLVIVGAPDKPMALPSFPLIFGKRVVKGSMTGGMKETQEMMDVCGKYNITCDIELVTPDQINEALDRLSKNDVRYRFVIDIAGNKNENGNGFDNENGNGNGNGNGNGTTQQQ, encoded by the exons ATGACTCAAACAACTCCGAACCATACACAAATAGTGTCGGGATGGGCAGCTCACGATACATCCGGAAAGATCACTCCGTATATCTTTAAACGAAG AGAAAATGGCGAAAACGACGTGACGATCAAAGTATTGTTTTGTGGAATGTGCCATACTGATCTTCATCATGTTAAAAATGACTGGGGTATCACTATGTACCCTGTTGTTCCAGG GCACGAGATAACGGGGATAATAACGAAAGTCGGAAAAAATGTGACAAAATTAAAGGAAGGGGACAGAGTAGGTGTTGGATGTTTGGCAGCGTCATGCTTAGATTGTGAATTTTGCAAGGATGATCAGGAAAATTACTGCGATAAAATTCAGTTTACCTACAATGGTATTTTCTGGGATGGTAGTATTACTTACGGTGGTTACTCTAACATGCTCGTTGCGGATCAAAG GTATGTGGTAAGTGTGCCGGAAAGTTTACCAATGGATGCAGCAGCACCACTGTTATGTGCCGGGATAACAGTGTACAGCCCAATGAAGGACAACAACTTGCTTGAGGAATCAACGAGTCCAAAGAAAGTTGGGATAGTTGGGCTAGGTGGTCTGGGCCATGTCGCGGTTAAGCTTGCCAAGGCATTTGGTCACCATGTCACCATCATTAGTACCTCTCCTTCTAAGGAGGTTGAGGCTAAACAACGTCTTGGTGCTGATGATTTTGTCATCAGCACTGATGCCTCTCAAATGAAG GCGAAAAGAAGAAGCCTAGATTTCATATTGGACACAGTATCAGCTTATCACTCTCTTGGGCCAACTTTAGAGCTGTTGAAAGTAAATGGAGTTCTTGTTATTGTTGGGGCTCCTGACAAGCCCATGGCCCTACCCTCTTTCCCTCTCATTTTCG GAAAAAGAGTGGTAAAAGGGAGCATGACGGGTGGAATGAAAGAGACACAGGAAATGATGGACGTATGTGGGAAATACAACATAACTTGTGACATAGAACTTGTTACACCCGACCAAATAAACGAGGCTTTGGACCGTCTTTCTAAAAATGATGTCCGATATCGCTTTGTCATTGATATTGCTG GTAATAAAAATGAGAATGGAAATGGATTTGATAAtgaaaatggaaatggaaatggaaatggaaatggaaatgggaCGACTCAACAACAATAA